AAACCAAACTGAAGTAATGACCGAGGCCGCCAAGCACAAGGGGACTTCGGTAGTGGAAGTATTACAGAACTGCGTAATCTTTAACGATAGTATCCACAACAGGATTAGTGACCGCAACTGGAAGGCCGATAATACCATAATACTGAAGCATGGGGAAAAGATGATCTTCGGTAAAGAAGAGAACAGGGGGATTGTTTTGGATGGATGGAACCTCAAAGCTGTAACCATAGGAGAGGATGGATATACATTGGACGATATACTGGTACATGATGCTACCACCAGAGACAATATCTTACATATGAAACTGGCGTTGATGGATATTGCTGACAGGCTTCCCGTGGCACTGGGAGTCATCCGTAGTGTAAAAGAACCGACTTACGAGAAGGAATATGAAAGACAGATAGAGGAAGTACAAATGATGACACCGAAAAGGTCATTCACCGAATTCCTTCTTAACTCCCCCAATATCTGGGAAGTGAAATAAATCAACTAATCAATTACGTCTCCGTTTTATTTCTGTCCGGATCATCTTCAGTTCGCGGTTGGTCTGCCCCTTGACTGATGAATTTTCTTCAGCCCGACGGAACAGGTAGGGCATCATGGTCTTCACGGCACCATAAGGAACGTATTTTGCAACATTGTATCCCTGTTCGGCAAGATTATAAGTAATATGATCGCTCATACCATATAATTGGGAGAAATAGATTCCCCTATGATTCCTCGGCAGATTATACTCATCGATCAGGCGAGCCAATAATAATGAACTCTCTTCGTTATGGGTGGCGACCATGAAGTCGATACTATCCAGATGCTCTATAAAATAACGGGTAATATCGTCGAAATCGCGATCAGTAGCCGGCTTATCCGGCTGAATGGGTGATGGATACCCTCGTTCAGCAGCACGGTTGCGTTCTTTCTCCATATAGGCACCCCGCACAATTTTTAAACCGAATTTAAATCCCCCCTCCAACGCCATACGGTGATGCTGTTTGATCCGCTCTATACTATCGTGTCGATACATCTGGTAGGTGTTTTGCACAATAGCCTTCTCCTTGTTGTAGCGTGACATGAGATTCATCACCATATCATCCAGAACCGGCTGTATCCACGTTTCTTCGGCATCGATCAGCACCGGCACATCCAGTTCAAATCCTCTTCTGAAGATAGCATCCACGCGCTCCTCAACACTACGGAATTCCTCTCTTTCCTCATCGGTCAAAGGTTGTTGCTCACTCACCTTGGCCAGAAGGTCGAAGCGTGCCACCCCCGTGATCTTGAACACGCTGAATGGCACATTCTTATGGTTACCGGCAAATTCAACAGTACGTATTACCTCCCGACAAGTAGCATTGAAAGCATCTTCCGATTCCTCTCCCTCCTGCGCATAATCGAGAATAGAGTCCACATTGTATCGGGCCAGCCGGGCAATTGTCTTGCTACAATCTTCAATAGACACTCCACCGACAAAATGTTTATAGATAGTATTTCTGATTATACCCTCTATAGGAAAATGGACGGCAAAAGCAAAATTAACCAGATGCTTACCTATATTCACCAACCGGCGGTTATTCATTACCTTAAAGAGTTGATAAGCCTGTTTTAAACTTGCGTTGGATTGATCACGAAAAGCGGTTTCCGTGTTTTCAAAATTGACAGGTAGTGTTTCCTTAGATTGCATGTATTTTCTGTATAAGTGTTATAAATGTAAAGGCCTACAAAAATAACAAAAAGATTCTATTTTTTTATCGCTAAAAAATTTCTTATTTCCAGCAACTGTATTTTTTCATGAAAACTTTCCGGCGAAATAGTCTCATCAAACTTTTTTGTGGTAAATTTGTCTCATCCAAATAGTAAAACCTCATTAAACAGATTAACTTATGTCTAAAGGAGTCTTTCAATTACCCGAAGTAAAGAATGAACCCGTCAGGAGTTATGCTCCGGGAACGCCCGAAAGGGTAGCGTTAAAACAAAAATTAGTTGAGTTGAATCAAGGTGGGCTCGATCTGCCGATGATCATCGGAGGAAAAGAGGTGCGTACCGGCAACCTAAAAGATATTCGTCCACCCCATAATCACCGCCATCTTCTTGGACATTATCATCAAGGGGACAAAACACATGTACAGATGGCGATCGATGCTGCATTAAAAGCAAAACCAACCTGGGAAGCAATGCAATGGGAAAGCCGTGCAGCCATCTTCCTGAAAGCAGCCGAACTGATTGCCGGCCCTTATCGTTATGAGTTCAATGCCGTTACCATGATAGGCCAATCGAAGAATGCCTATCAATCTGAAATAGATGCTGTATGCGAATTGATCGATTTCTACCGCTATAATGTGAAGAATATGGATACAATTTACCGGATGCAACCCAACTCCTCTCCCGGTATATGGAACCGTATGGTTTGGCGTCCGCTCGAAGGGTTTATCTTTGCGCTTACGCCATTCAATTTCACCTCCATTGCAGGAAACCTGCCCGGCGCTCCGGCGTTGATGGGTAACACTGTAGTATGGAAGCCCTCAAAGACAGCGATTTATTCCGCCCACCTTATTATGAAGGTGTTACAGGAAGCCGGACTACCCGAGGGGGTGATCAATCTCGTCTATGCCGATGGAAGGGATGCCGCCGATGTGATCTTCAACCACCGTGATTTTGCCGGACTGCACTTTACAGGATCTACAGGAGTCTTTAACAGCATGTGGCGTACCATTGCCGGCAATATGTCGAAATACAAATCCTATCCCCGCATCGTAGGAGAAACGGGAGGTAAAGACTATGTTTTTGCAGACGAAACAGCCGATCCAAAACAAGTAGCCACAGCACTTACCCGCGGAGCGTTCGAATACCAGGGACAGAAATGTTCGGCTGCTTCCCGCGCCTATATTCCCATCACCCTATGGGAAGATGTTAAGAGGTTTGTAAGTGACGATCTTTCTAAAATTAAAATCGGAGTACCGGAAGATTTCAGCAATTTCGTGAATGCAGTAATCGATGAGGATTCGTTCGACAAGCTTGCTAAGGCAATCGACGACGCCAAAGCATCACCCGATGCGGAAATCGTTTGTGGCGGCACCTACGACAAATCGGAAGGTTATTTTATCCACCCCACCATAATTCTGGCCAAAAAGCCCGATTACATCACGATGAAAGAGGAGCTCTTCGGCCCGATACTTACCGTATATCTGTACGATCCGGCAGACCTCGACAAGACGCTGGATATCCTCGATACCACTACAGATTATGCGCTTACAGGCGCTATATTCTCTGCCGACAGGGCCAATATCGAAAAGATGACTGCCCGGTTGACACACACAGCCGGGAATTTCTATATCAATGACAAGCCCACCGGCGCCGTGGTCGACCAGCAGCCGTTCGGCGGCGGACGTGGTTCAGGTACCAACGATAAAGCCGGCTCGGTATTCAACCTGCTGCGCTGGGTTTCCCCGCAATGTATCAAGGAAACATTCATTCCGGCAACCGATTATATGTATCCGAACTTCTTAGAGGAGTAATTACAGAGAGCTATCCCGCCCCAGATAAAGGCGGGATAGCTCAATTTTACTCTCACAAACAGGAGCCAAGTTCCCATCTTTTACCTTATAATGGCACCTTATAGCTTATTATACAACATGAAAAAGATTTTTATTTCCCTATTTTTTACAGCTGTCCTGAGTCAAATCACCTTTGCTCAAAACAATATCGAAGAAATTAATCTATCCTCGGTCGATTATTTTTTTAAGATTTCAGAAAAACTTAGTACCGGTTTAGAACCAAAGGAATACCCAAAGAAATTATGAATACACCTGAAACTAGATTTCTGGAAGAAGCAGACAAGTTTATTGCAGTCCTTGATTCTAAAATAGTTAGGAAGATATTCTACAATATTGATCTTGCAGAACAAACCAACGATCCAAAACTTTTCAAGAAGCTACAAAGTGATATTTGGGAATTTCGGACAAGATACGCACGACTTCATATAAGGCTTCTTGCATTTTGGGACAAAAGTGAGAATAAGGAAACTCTGGTGATAGCAACACATGGATTTATAAAGAAAGTTGATAAAGTGCCGGTAAACGAAATAGATCGGGCAATAAGCCTGAGAGATGAGTACTTTAGGAACAAACTAAAAAAATAATCACATGGCAACAAAGGAATTAAAGACATATACGCTTGCCGAGATGAAGGATAGATACATCGGCAAGGTTGGCACAAAAGAACGTGATGACTACGAATACGAACTTCGTATGGATGTTTTGGGTAAAATGATCAAAGCCGCCAGGCAAGAACAAAACTTGACACAAGAAGAGCTCGGAAAGCTTGTAGGTGTTCGGAAAGCTCAAATCTCAAAACTTGAAAACAGTGCTAATAGTGCGACGATTGACACGATAGTTAAAGTTTTCAAGGCCCTAAAAGCTGAGATAAACTTTAATGTAAAACTTGAAAACAATTTTGTTAAACTCGTCTAATAGGAAAAATGACGGAAAATCTGGCAGATAAGGTTATTGCTTTCAACAGGGAGTTGCACTATTCGGGGGATTTGCCCGAGGGATTTCAGGTACTGAACCCTTTTCTGGAAAACCCGGAAACGATGCTGGTCATGGAAGCATTCTACCACAAATATTATAATGATACGAACCAACGCAGATTCATCATTGGCATTAATCCGAGCCGTCACGGAGCGGGAGTAACGGGTGTCCCCTTCACCGATACCAAACGACTGGAAAGTGTCTGTGGGATCACCATGCATTCAGCCCATACCCACGAGGTTTCTTCCGTGTTCATGTATGATATGATCGCAGCTTACGGCGGTGCGGATGAATTTTACAGCCACTTTTACATCAACTCACCCTTCCCGCTGGCAATCATCCGCCAAACAAAAGACGGCAACTGGCTTAACGCCAACTACTATGATGATAAAGAACTGTTTGAAACGGTAAAAGGGTTTATGATTGCATCGCTCAAAAAACATATCGAGATAGGACTCGATACTTCTGAAGTATATATCCTCGGGAAAAAGAATGCCGATTTCATTGCAAAACTGAACAAACAGGAGAAACTTTTCGACAGGATGACAATATTGGAGCATCCACGTTATATTCAGCAATACAAGTCGAAAGAGAAACAGCTCTATATCGACAAATACCTGCTGGCATTCGGGGAATAAGCCGGTAGGCGCATAGGAACTTGATCAGGCTTGAGTTAAGTTTTACATATCATTCCCGTTATATTCGATCCCGAAATAATGAAACCATAGTTTATGCTGTTTCCCACGCTTCCTGAAATCGTCATAATCAACTACCGTTTCTTCCGACCAGGCTTTCTCAGACAAAGCCAGCACACGCGGGAACAATTGGTAATCAATCCGTGATTCCCATCTGTCGATATGCGTCCAGTAATTGGCCTGGATACCCAGGATCCGCGATTTTTCATCTTCCGTCGCATCCGGAGGAACGGGGTCATAACTATATACTTTCCGGGTCGGTGTTGTGGCATAACTATAGTCGAAATAGAGATGACTGGTCGGGGTCATCACTACCTGATATCCTTTCTGCAAAGCTATCCGGCCTTTTTCCTGTTCCTGCCATGCCATAATAATCCAATCCTTTCCTATATCCCCTTCTATAGCCTCGTCCCAGCAAATAGGCATCTTACCGGCACTTAACACATTTTCTGCCGCTCTCGTCATCATATACCGTTGCAGTAATACTTCGGAATCTATTCCCAACTCGTTCATTTTGTTCCGGCATACTTTACATTCTTTCCATAATTGTATTCTTACCTCATCACCTCCCAAATGAATATAAGGTGAAGGGAAAATACGGGCGACTTCACCCAGCACATCCTTGAAAAAAACATACGTATCTTCGGTTCCTGCACAATACACATCATTCAACTTCTCTCCTTCGAAGGCGAATAAAGGATAAACAGGTACTTTCAATTTAGAACAGGACAATTCAGGATAGGCATAAAGAGCGGCCGAGCTATGCCCGGGAGCTTCAATTTCGGGTATAACCTCCACATGCCTTTGTGCAGCGTATGCAATCAGTTCTTTCATCTGCTGCTGTGTATAATATCCCGAAAAATTCTCCGGCTCAAGTGAGGAGGCCGCAAAAGCGGCTCCTTCGCTTGTTAATTTCGGACGGCTTTTTATTTCCAATCGCCACCCTTGGTCATCCGTCAGATGAAGATGCAATTTGTTCAATTTATAGAATGCCATACGATCGATCGTTTTTTTCAAATAATCCATTGATAGAAACGTACGGGAGCAATCCATCATTAAACCTCTCCATCCAAATCTCGGATAGTCTTTTATGTCGACAGACTTTATACAATATTGCCCATCTTTCTCCGGGTCGGCTTCAATAAGCTGCAAAAGAGTATTACAACCATAAAAAGCCCCGGCCGGATCGGATGCAGTAATAAGACAACCCTTTGAATCAACTTTCAACTGATATCCTTCTGTCGGATGCGATCGATCGGTATCCTGTCCTATCCGTATCAATGTACCGCCTTCCTTCTCATTATATTCTTCAACCAGCACTACCCAGCAATTGAATCTGCTTTCCAATTCACCAGCAAGTAATACGGCCTCTGAAAGAAAGCCTTTTTCTGCAACGATTTTTACTGGATCGGATAAATAACAGGGAGCAGATTGCAGCCATGTAATATCCACCGGCTGGGGAATCACGGCGTGCTGCTGTGCAAAAAACGGCACGACAATGAATAGAAAAAACAGTACGGTCTGATTTCTTTTCATCGGTTCAATTAATTGTTATTCCATTTATATGTTGCCGTAGAACGGGCGGGCAGAATGGAACGAATGACTTCCGTTTGATCCTGTATTTCGATTACCCGTTCCATATCCGAATATCCGAATTATTAAGTACTACCATTACTTTTGATCCGTCCGGATTGAGAAAAGCCACGTTTCTTATGTTATCCGTACTTTCCACATTCGATGAATGGATCCGCCAGGCTCCCCGGTCTATAAATTTTGAAAAATGGCCTGTCAAATAATATTCTGGATTAAAAGATATCTCACCCGTTTCCGAATGTATCGTGACAAATGGCCGACAGGACGGACATCCGCTGGTAATAGGACCTGCATTCTCATCCGTGGACATATACCACAAAAGGACCGTACTGGTAAAGTTCTCTATATTTCCTATAAATAGGGTCTGCTGAATAATCGATATTTATGCTGAAAATCAGTAGATTAACCGTCATAATATTTGCATAACTGCAAGAAATTGAGTATTTTTACTTCATAAACCTTGCATTTTATGATACGATACAAGAGCTCCAGACAGCTTTCAATTTCCGAGTTCAAGATGCCCTTCGAGGCAAAACTGGATGAGAATAACCGGTGGGTTTTTCTTTCAAAAATAGTTCCCTGGGAAGAGTTCGCCCGGCTTTATTACAAGAACTTCAAGAGCAACCGGGGTGCACCCACCAAGGATGCCAGGCTTGTGCTGGGAGTGGTCATCATAAAGCACATCATGAAGACGGATGACCGCGGCGTGATAGAGATGATCCAGGAAAATCCCTACATGCAGTATTTTCTTGGGCTTGAGGCTTTCACTTATGAACAGGTGATGACACCCTCACTGCCGGTATCCATCAGAAAGCGAATCGACCTGGATGTCTTTGAATCATTGACAGATGATTTGATAAGAAAAGGATTAAAGCTGAAAGCCGGGGCAAAACAAGAAGAGGTTGACACGGTTGCGAAGGATGATGGGGTTAATAATGATGACGATCCCGATCCGCATCCCGGGAACAAGGGGAAACTTCAAATGGATGCTACAGTCTGTGATGCGGATATCAAATACCCCACCGACCTGGACCTGTTAAACGAGAGCCGTCAAAAGGCGGAAGAACTGATTGATGAACTGTGTTTGAAGCTGGGAGTCCGGGATAAACCCCGCACCTACAGGAGGGTTGCCCGCAAGGATTTCCTGAATGTGTCGAAAATGAAGAGAAAACCAGCCAACGTGTTAACCCAACTTTCACCCTCAAAATTATTTTTGATAAAAAATGAGCCTGTTTTATGCTCCTTTGATGTGATAGCCATTTGATATTCAGCGATCGTATTTTTCGGAAGTATGTCAAATCCGGATTGTAGGACACTTTTGAATGCAAGTCTTGTTGTATTTTTGTCTCATGCACGTGAATGTACAACTACGTTTCAATTCCGCCACGGGACAGGAAGCTCCTTACTATCGACTGAAGGAGTCTTATCGAGATGTGCGCGGACATGTGCATTCCCTGATTGTACTGAATATCGGTTTTGAACCATGCCTGAAGCCTCTCCAGGTCAAACGTATTGCACGTGCCTTGACTATGCGTTTTCAACACCGGCATCATGGATCTCTTTTCCCGGAAAATAAGGATGGACTTTCTCACGAAGAGCGCCTCTTTGCCGAACGATACTGGCAACGCATGCTTGCCGAAGGAGGGATCGACCGGTTCAACCAAAAAGAGAACCAATCCAAAGAAGAGTCCGAAAGGTATATAGATTTGGATACAGTAGAACATACCGATGCCCGTAACATCGGCGCGGAATGGCTTTGCAAACAAACCATTGACCGCCTGGGGCTGGAAGATTTTCTAAGAGGCCAGGGCTGGAATGAAAACGCCATTCATGCCGCTCTCTCCCATCTGATTGTCCGAACCGTTTATAGTCCATCGGAATGGGCTACACACCGTGTCATGAAGGAGAATTCCGCTGCTTGCGAACTTTATTCAGGTACTCCGGATTGGACTCCGGGCATCAATGCACTCTACCAAATGCCGGATCGTCTTTATGGGATCAAAGATAAATTGGAACGACATCTTTGCCAAAGGACGGATAACCTGTTCAATATAGATAATCGTATCGTGCTTTTTGACCTGACCAACTTCTATTTTGAAGGCCGTAAAGCAGGAAGTCGCAAAGCGCGTTTCGGACGCAGCAAGGAGAAGCGCAACGACTGTCGATTACTGGTATTGGCCTTGTGCATAAACAGGGAGGGATTTATCCGTTATTCCTCTATTCTTGCAGGCAATACCTCAGACCCCAAATCACTTCCCGGTATGATTGACAAGTTGGCTGTCAAAACCTCCGTCACCAGTAAAAAGACCTTGGTTGTAATCGATGCAGGCATCTCCACCGAAGAGAACCTGCAAGGCATAAAAGAAAAAGGATACAATTATCTTTGCGTATCCCGCACACGGTTAAAAGACTACAGCCTCTCGAAGGATCACCGGACGGTAACCGTACATGACACCAGAAAACAGGAGATTACCTTGCGGGAAGTGCAGACCCGGCCTGAAGAGGATTATTATCTGGAGATCACCTCTCCCTCAAAAGCAATGACGGAAGCCTCCATGAACCGTCAATGGAAAGAACGCTTTGAAGGTGAGATGGAGAAAATCAACGAGGCCATTACAAGGAAAGGAGGTACCAAACGTTACGAAAAAGTAGTTGAACGAGTCGGCAGAGCCATTGAGCGTTATCCCTCCATCGCGCGACATTATCAAATAACGTACCTGTGCAATGAGAGGAAACCAGCTGAAATGCAAAAAGTAAACTGGACGATCAAGGATATTACCGCAATAGACAAAAACACGGGAGTCTATTTCCTGAGAACCAACGTACGGACTTTTGGCGAACAGACGACCTGGGAGTATTATAATTTGATTCGTGAGATAGAATGCACCAACCGGCAGCTAAAAACGGATCTCAATCTACGACCCATCTATCATCAAAAGGATGAACGCAGTGATGCGCATTTATTCTTCGGACTACTTTCTTATTGGATTGTCAATACGATACGCTTTCAACTCAAGCAATCGGGAGAAAACGCTTATTGGACAGAGATTGTTCGCCGCATGTCTACGCAGAAATTGGTGACTAC
This window of the Proteiniphilum saccharofermentans genome carries:
- a CDS encoding proline dehydrogenase family protein, translated to MQSKETLPVNFENTETAFRDQSNASLKQAYQLFKVMNNRRLVNIGKHLVNFAFAVHFPIEGIIRNTIYKHFVGGVSIEDCSKTIARLARYNVDSILDYAQEGEESEDAFNATCREVIRTVEFAGNHKNVPFSVFKITGVARFDLLAKVSEQQPLTDEEREEFRSVEERVDAIFRRGFELDVPVLIDAEETWIQPVLDDMVMNLMSRYNKEKAIVQNTYQMYRHDSIERIKQHHRMALEGGFKFGLKIVRGAYMEKERNRAAERGYPSPIQPDKPATDRDFDDITRYFIEHLDSIDFMVATHNEESSLLLARLIDEYNLPRNHRGIYFSQLYGMSDHITYNLAEQGYNVAKYVPYGAVKTMMPYLFRRAEENSSVKGQTNRELKMIRTEIKRRRN
- the pruA gene encoding L-glutamate gamma-semialdehyde dehydrogenase; this translates as MSKGVFQLPEVKNEPVRSYAPGTPERVALKQKLVELNQGGLDLPMIIGGKEVRTGNLKDIRPPHNHRHLLGHYHQGDKTHVQMAIDAALKAKPTWEAMQWESRAAIFLKAAELIAGPYRYEFNAVTMIGQSKNAYQSEIDAVCELIDFYRYNVKNMDTIYRMQPNSSPGIWNRMVWRPLEGFIFALTPFNFTSIAGNLPGAPALMGNTVVWKPSKTAIYSAHLIMKVLQEAGLPEGVINLVYADGRDAADVIFNHRDFAGLHFTGSTGVFNSMWRTIAGNMSKYKSYPRIVGETGGKDYVFADETADPKQVATALTRGAFEYQGQKCSAASRAYIPITLWEDVKRFVSDDLSKIKIGVPEDFSNFVNAVIDEDSFDKLAKAIDDAKASPDAEIVCGGTYDKSEGYFIHPTIILAKKPDYITMKEELFGPILTVYLYDPADLDKTLDILDTTTDYALTGAIFSADRANIEKMTARLTHTAGNFYINDKPTGAVVDQQPFGGGRGSGTNDKAGSVFNLLRWVSPQCIKETFIPATDYMYPNFLEE
- a CDS encoding type II toxin-antitoxin system RelE/ParE family toxin — protein: MNTPETRFLEEADKFIAVLDSKIVRKIFYNIDLAEQTNDPKLFKKLQSDIWEFRTRYARLHIRLLAFWDKSENKETLVIATHGFIKKVDKVPVNEIDRAISLRDEYFRNKLKK
- a CDS encoding helix-turn-helix domain-containing protein produces the protein MATKELKTYTLAEMKDRYIGKVGTKERDDYEYELRMDVLGKMIKAARQEQNLTQEELGKLVGVRKAQISKLENSANSATIDTIVKVFKALKAEINFNVKLENNFVKLV
- a CDS encoding SMUG2 DNA glycosylase family protein, translated to MTENLADKVIAFNRELHYSGDLPEGFQVLNPFLENPETMLVMEAFYHKYYNDTNQRRFIIGINPSRHGAGVTGVPFTDTKRLESVCGITMHSAHTHEVSSVFMYDMIAAYGGADEFYSHFYINSPFPLAIIRQTKDGNWLNANYYDDKELFETVKGFMIASLKKHIEIGLDTSEVYILGKKNADFIAKLNKQEKLFDRMTILEHPRYIQQYKSKEKQLYIDKYLLAFGE
- a CDS encoding beta-N-acetylhexosaminidase, which produces MKRNQTVLFFLFIVVPFFAQQHAVIPQPVDITWLQSAPCYLSDPVKIVAEKGFLSEAVLLAGELESRFNCWVVLVEEYNEKEGGTLIRIGQDTDRSHPTEGYQLKVDSKGCLITASDPAGAFYGCNTLLQLIEADPEKDGQYCIKSVDIKDYPRFGWRGLMMDCSRTFLSMDYLKKTIDRMAFYKLNKLHLHLTDDQGWRLEIKSRPKLTSEGAAFAASSLEPENFSGYYTQQQMKELIAYAAQRHVEVIPEIEAPGHSSAALYAYPELSCSKLKVPVYPLFAFEGEKLNDVYCAGTEDTYVFFKDVLGEVARIFPSPYIHLGGDEVRIQLWKECKVCRNKMNELGIDSEVLLQRYMMTRAAENVLSAGKMPICWDEAIEGDIGKDWIIMAWQEQEKGRIALQKGYQVVMTPTSHLYFDYSYATTPTRKVYSYDPVPPDATEDEKSRILGIQANYWTHIDRWESRIDYQLFPRVLALSEKAWSEETVVDYDDFRKRGKQHKLWFHYFGIEYNGNDM
- a CDS encoding glycoside hydrolase family 30 beta sandwich domain-containing protein; the encoded protein is MSTDENAGPITSGCPSCRPFVTIHSETGEISFNPEYYLTGHFSKFIDRGAWRIHSSNVESTDNIRNVAFLNPDGSKVMVVLNNSDIRIWNG
- a CDS encoding transposase; the encoded protein is MIRYKSSRQLSISEFKMPFEAKLDENNRWVFLSKIVPWEEFARLYYKNFKSNRGAPTKDARLVLGVVIIKHIMKTDDRGVIEMIQENPYMQYFLGLEAFTYEQVMTPSLPVSIRKRIDLDVFESLTDDLIRKGLKLKAGAKQEEVDTVAKDDGVNNDDDPDPHPGNKGKLQMDATVCDADIKYPTDLDLLNESRQKAEELIDELCLKLGVRDKPRTYRRVARKDFLNVSKMKRKPANVLTQLSPSKLFLIKNEPVLCSFDVIAI
- a CDS encoding IS1634 family transposase, producing the protein MHVNVQLRFNSATGQEAPYYRLKESYRDVRGHVHSLIVLNIGFEPCLKPLQVKRIARALTMRFQHRHHGSLFPENKDGLSHEERLFAERYWQRMLAEGGIDRFNQKENQSKEESERYIDLDTVEHTDARNIGAEWLCKQTIDRLGLEDFLRGQGWNENAIHAALSHLIVRTVYSPSEWATHRVMKENSAACELYSGTPDWTPGINALYQMPDRLYGIKDKLERHLCQRTDNLFNIDNRIVLFDLTNFYFEGRKAGSRKARFGRSKEKRNDCRLLVLALCINREGFIRYSSILAGNTSDPKSLPGMIDKLAVKTSVTSKKTLVVIDAGISTEENLQGIKEKGYNYLCVSRTRLKDYSLSKDHRTVTVHDTRKQEITLREVQTRPEEDYYLEITSPSKAMTEASMNRQWKERFEGEMEKINEAITRKGGTKRYEKVVERVGRAIERYPSIARHYQITYLCNERKPAEMQKVNWTIKDITAIDKNTGVYFLRTNVRTFGEQTTWEYYNLIREIECTNRQLKTDLNLRPIYHQKDERSDAHLFFGLLSYWIVNTIRFQLKQSGENAYWTEIVRRMSTQKLVTTEAVNALGEKVELRQCSRPTKQAERIYSILKMKQAPFKKIKICRSQSPPRGSS